One Gloeobacter morelensis MG652769 DNA window includes the following coding sequences:
- a CDS encoding M23 family metallopeptidase, with product MAPSRQPDLHSPLKNLRITSRFGMRVHPIRRTRRLHRGIDLRAPTGTPVYAAAGGAVEAAGRQGGYGNTVLIDHGGGWKTRYAHLDSIGVQAGAPVEAGKPIGHAGNTGLSKGPHLHFELLHNGRPVDPMPYLQAAIKPGRAASVAAAAKTILERRGYTDAQGTRSYRGHTYNFDKEGSRLTVSEPEGRGAILEVDGGRVLTDRVTARDATILGEVRRRLLAPPAPERQPGRVPLAVPDRPRPQALEHQPE from the coding sequence ATGGCACCCTCCCGACAGCCCGATTTGCACTCACCGCTCAAAAATCTACGGATCACCAGCCGCTTCGGCATGCGCGTACACCCCATCCGGCGGACCCGGCGGCTGCACAGGGGAATCGACCTGCGCGCCCCGACCGGAACCCCAGTGTACGCCGCCGCCGGTGGTGCGGTGGAAGCCGCCGGGCGGCAGGGCGGTTACGGCAATACCGTCCTCATCGATCACGGCGGCGGTTGGAAGACTCGCTACGCCCACCTCGACAGCATCGGCGTGCAGGCAGGGGCACCCGTCGAAGCGGGCAAGCCGATTGGCCACGCCGGAAACACTGGTCTATCGAAAGGCCCCCATCTCCACTTCGAACTGCTGCACAACGGCCGCCCGGTCGACCCGATGCCTTACTTGCAAGCCGCCATAAAGCCCGGCCGCGCCGCGTCGGTTGCCGCTGCAGCCAAGACGATTCTCGAACGCCGCGGGTACACCGACGCACAGGGCACACGTTCCTACCGTGGCCACACCTACAACTTCGACAAAGAGGGTTCCCGATTGACGGTGAGTGAGCCTGAGGGCCGGGGGGCGATTCTCGAAGTCGATGGCGGACGAGTGCTTACCGATCGGGTGACAGCCCGGGACGCGACTATCCTCGGCGAGGTCCGGCGTCGGCTGTTGGCACCACCCGCACCGGAGCGGCAGCCCGGCCGGGTGCCGCTCGCGGTTCCAGACCGCCCCCGACCACAAGCTCTGGAGCACCAGCCGGAGTGA
- a CDS encoding 50S ribosomal protein L25/general stress protein Ctc, which yields MTIQLTLKQRVTGAQPRAMRRAGRIPAVLYGHRGTQSLALELEQRTAEDLLKRVTINNTILPLKVERGWSGDVLLREVQHDAVGGKLLHLSFFAVAGHGSITLDLPLVFTGEAVGVKVDGGLLEKVITQLTVHTAPTEVPEAIEVDISTMQVGDMLYVRDLVLPPGIEVVNTPDLVVAHLTPSPTGRALESMEAAESATEQPGEQPATAAG from the coding sequence ATGACGATACAACTGACGCTCAAACAACGGGTCACGGGCGCCCAGCCGCGGGCGATGCGCCGCGCAGGCCGCATTCCGGCGGTCCTCTACGGTCATCGGGGAACCCAGTCGCTGGCGTTGGAACTTGAACAACGCACCGCAGAAGACCTGCTCAAGCGTGTCACCATCAACAACACCATTTTGCCTTTGAAGGTGGAGCGGGGCTGGTCGGGCGATGTGCTTCTGCGCGAAGTGCAGCACGACGCGGTGGGCGGCAAACTGCTGCACTTGAGCTTTTTTGCGGTCGCGGGCCACGGCAGCATCACCCTCGATTTGCCTCTGGTGTTTACCGGCGAAGCGGTGGGTGTCAAGGTGGATGGCGGTCTGCTCGAAAAGGTAATCACCCAACTGACCGTCCACACTGCTCCCACGGAGGTGCCCGAGGCAATCGAGGTTGATATTTCGACCATGCAAGTAGGCGACATGCTCTACGTCAGAGATCTGGTTTTGCCCCCCGGCATCGAGGTTGTCAACACCCCGGATCTGGTAGTGGCGCACCTGACTCCCTCGCCGACCGGCCGCGCCCTCGAATCGATGGAAGCGGCAGAATCGGCGACCGAGCAACCCGGCGAGCAACCGGCGACGGCCGCCGGGTAA
- the tilS gene encoding tRNA lysidine(34) synthetase TilS — translation MSLGSRLRPVLGLLPPGRGLLVAVSGGQDSLCLLKLLVDLVPERGWRLHVGHLDHRWRPGSERDARRVAALCNVWGVPFHLGIARTPPAGEAAARAWRYCWLEQIARGLALERVVTGHTLSDRAETVLFNLLRGSGGAGLGSLDWDRSLGGGVRLVRPLLGISRAETGAFCLAHDLPVCIDESNANVTFRRNRIRLELMPYLREHFNPMVEQTLARTGEILHAESELLESLLDGHWHSLVQDGRLHRNTLAALPLALQRRAVRRWLSVELGKQPSFEHIAAVLGCLNTPNRTRTSPLAHGLLVEVQGEWLGLVGG, via the coding sequence TTGTCACTGGGGAGTCGCCTGCGTCCGGTTCTTGGCCTGCTGCCGCCGGGCCGCGGCTTGCTGGTGGCGGTCTCCGGCGGTCAGGATTCACTGTGTCTATTGAAGCTGCTGGTGGATCTGGTCCCTGAGCGCGGCTGGCGTCTGCACGTCGGTCACCTCGACCACCGCTGGCGGCCCGGATCCGAGCGGGATGCCCGGCGGGTGGCAGCCCTGTGCAATGTCTGGGGGGTACCATTTCACCTGGGGATTGCCCGCACCCCACCTGCGGGTGAGGCGGCGGCCCGCGCCTGGCGCTACTGCTGGCTCGAGCAGATCGCCCGCGGTCTGGCGCTGGAGCGGGTGGTGACCGGTCATACGCTGAGTGATCGGGCCGAGACGGTTTTGTTCAATCTGCTGCGCGGCAGCGGCGGCGCCGGTCTGGGCAGCCTCGATTGGGATCGGTCCCTGGGTGGGGGGGTGCGGCTGGTCAGGCCACTATTGGGGATCAGCCGCGCTGAGACCGGGGCATTTTGTCTTGCCCACGACCTACCGGTCTGCATCGATGAGAGCAACGCCAATGTGACTTTCCGCCGCAACCGCATCCGTCTGGAGTTGATGCCGTATCTGCGCGAGCACTTCAATCCAATGGTGGAGCAGACCCTGGCCCGAACCGGCGAAATTTTGCACGCTGAGTCGGAGTTGCTCGAGAGCTTGCTCGACGGTCACTGGCACAGTCTGGTGCAGGACGGACGACTGCACAGGAATACGCTGGCTGCTTTGCCGCTGGCACTGCAACGGCGGGCTGTGCGCCGTTGGTTGAGCGTGGAGCTGGGGAAGCAACCCAGTTTTGAGCATATCGCCGCTGTCCTTGGTTGCTTGAACACCCCCAACCGCACCCGCACATCGCCTTTGGCCCATGGTCTGCTGGTAGAGGTGCAGGGTGAGTGGCTGGGGCTGGTCGGCGGGTAG
- the thiS gene encoding sulfur carrier protein ThiS: MVETVCVNGEQRTFAPGTTISAMLAQLALEPRLLVIERNGDILHRQDWQKTTVAPGDRFEIVTVVGGG; encoded by the coding sequence GTGGTTGAAACGGTGTGCGTCAACGGTGAACAGCGGACGTTCGCCCCCGGCACAACGATAAGCGCGATGCTCGCCCAACTGGCCCTCGAACCGCGGCTGCTGGTCATCGAGCGCAACGGCGACATCCTGCACCGTCAGGACTGGCAGAAAACGACCGTCGCTCCCGGCGATCGCTTCGAGATTGTGACGGTGGTGGGCGGCGGTTAG
- a CDS encoding thiamine phosphate synthase, which translates to MAVVEEQAVLKILDANLDRAREGVRVVEEWLRFGGGPGASLAECKALRQQLGRFHTDRLRAARDTPHDPGTGLDHPDEGVRSSTLDVVRVNFARIQEALRVLEEYAKLAEPDLAAAAKAWRYRVYTLESVATGSDLRTRLAAARLYLVTSPHPDLVEIVERSLAAGLPLVQLREKEAPARDVLDIALRLRDVTLRHGALLIVNDRVDLALACGADGVHLGQEDLPLARARALMGPRLLIGQSTHAPAEAQQAVAGGADYLGVGPVYATPTKEGRTPVGLAYVRYCREHSERPGFAIGGIDRSNLEAVIAAGAERVAVVRAIMAAEDPGRTTAWFLERLNRG; encoded by the coding sequence ATGGCGGTTGTGGAAGAGCAAGCGGTTCTGAAAATTCTCGATGCTAATCTCGATCGCGCCCGCGAAGGCGTGCGGGTTGTGGAGGAATGGCTGCGCTTCGGCGGCGGTCCGGGCGCATCCCTCGCCGAGTGCAAAGCCTTGCGCCAGCAACTGGGCCGCTTTCACACCGACCGGCTGCGCGCCGCCCGCGACACGCCCCACGACCCGGGCACCGGGCTGGATCACCCCGACGAAGGGGTGCGCAGCAGCACTCTGGATGTGGTGCGGGTCAATTTTGCCCGCATCCAAGAAGCCCTGCGCGTCCTAGAAGAGTACGCCAAGCTCGCCGAGCCGGATCTGGCCGCGGCGGCCAAGGCATGGCGCTACCGGGTCTATACCCTCGAGAGTGTCGCCACCGGCAGCGATCTGCGCACCCGGCTTGCGGCGGCCCGGCTCTATCTGGTCACCTCGCCGCACCCCGATCTAGTCGAGATCGTGGAGCGCTCCCTGGCTGCGGGGTTGCCGCTGGTGCAACTGCGCGAAAAAGAAGCGCCCGCCCGCGACGTACTCGATATTGCTTTAAGGTTGCGGGATGTCACCCTGCGCCACGGGGCGCTGTTGATCGTCAACGACCGGGTGGATCTGGCCCTGGCCTGCGGGGCCGACGGGGTGCACCTCGGCCAGGAGGATCTGCCCCTCGCTCGGGCGCGGGCCTTGATGGGACCGCGTTTGCTCATTGGCCAATCGACCCACGCTCCGGCCGAGGCGCAACAAGCCGTCGCAGGCGGGGCCGATTACCTGGGCGTCGGTCCGGTCTACGCCACTCCCACCAAAGAGGGGCGCACACCCGTGGGCCTGGCGTACGTGCGCTACTGCCGCGAACATAGCGAGCGGCCGGGTTTTGCCATTGGCGGCATCGACCGGAGCAATCTGGAGGCGGTGATTGCCGCTGGAGCCGAGCGCGTCGCGGTGGTGCGTGCGATCATGGCAGCAGAAGATCCGGGCCGCACGACCGCCTGGTTTCTGGAGAGGTTAAACCGTGGTTGA
- a CDS encoding DUF1565 domain-containing protein encodes MKFSDTVVRRLMGWTLALSLLGTASASIVQAQSDLERDLSMTYVDAVNGDDSTADGSKQKPFKTITRAITASPPGVTLQLAEGEYSEATGEQFPIQLAMRNLVGNEATKGQGIKIVGGGKHVSPTFASQDATIVVGKEVTIRGVTITNPRNRGKGLWIESVSPVIAHNSFIGSLHDGIFITGASSAKVADNYFSGNIADGLTAADQSTPVIENNIFEKTGFAINVTGRSRPQIVGNTVRDNVDGIVIEGRSFPKLRNNTITGNRRSGVVVVLLASADMGTESEAGNNTFAANGRADVNNVTRPALPLVAMGNKWDKPRLEGQVTAEAEIIALAARNVVPNAGFWVLVSNTKPAQLRAIKGLALKPKSHTYEGKPYQQVGTFGSQASADKLVEQLSKKGFNAIAVPAGQPTGSNLATTKPTISQAPAKPAIAPQVTAKPATPAVVAAKASPTTPPETPITKTGPLSPGAPTVKASPATPAAPVAAQVSPVPPAAPKASPVSPTPVPSATAPVSPVLRTPVAKPAAGTAAATGPSTATPSETIAAKPASGPAYRVLVTDSGSADLDLLKELVARVIQQTYEGKPVLQVGVFSSEDNANRLVQTLSDKGFRAILVPVNQPG; translated from the coding sequence ATGAAGTTCTCCGATACCGTGGTGCGTCGCCTGATGGGCTGGACGCTTGCTCTGTCGCTTTTGGGAACAGCTTCAGCAAGTATTGTTCAAGCCCAGTCAGATCTGGAGCGCGATTTGAGCATGACCTACGTCGACGCAGTCAACGGCGATGACAGCACCGCCGATGGCAGCAAACAAAAACCGTTCAAAACGATCACCCGGGCTATCACTGCCTCGCCTCCCGGGGTGACTTTGCAGTTGGCCGAGGGCGAATACTCCGAGGCCACCGGCGAACAGTTTCCCATCCAACTGGCCATGCGCAACCTGGTGGGCAATGAAGCGACCAAAGGCCAGGGCATCAAAATCGTCGGCGGCGGCAAGCACGTCAGCCCCACCTTCGCAAGCCAGGATGCGACGATCGTCGTCGGCAAAGAGGTAACCATCCGCGGCGTGACGATCACCAACCCGCGCAATCGGGGCAAGGGCCTCTGGATCGAATCGGTCAGCCCCGTGATCGCCCACAATTCTTTTATCGGCAGCCTGCACGACGGCATCTTCATCACCGGTGCCAGCAGCGCCAAAGTGGCCGACAATTACTTCTCAGGCAACATCGCCGACGGATTGACCGCCGCGGACCAGTCCACGCCGGTCATTGAGAACAACATCTTCGAGAAGACGGGATTTGCCATCAACGTCACCGGCCGCTCCCGACCGCAGATCGTAGGCAATACCGTGCGCGACAATGTCGACGGCATCGTCATCGAAGGCCGGTCCTTCCCGAAGCTGCGAAACAACACGATCACCGGCAACCGCCGCAGCGGCGTGGTCGTCGTGCTGCTCGCCTCCGCCGATATGGGCACCGAGAGCGAAGCGGGCAATAACACCTTCGCCGCCAACGGCCGCGCCGATGTCAACAACGTCACCCGCCCTGCCCTACCGCTGGTGGCGATGGGCAACAAGTGGGACAAACCGCGCCTCGAGGGACAGGTGACCGCCGAAGCGGAAATCATCGCCCTGGCCGCCCGCAACGTTGTCCCCAACGCCGGCTTCTGGGTGCTGGTCAGCAACACCAAACCGGCGCAACTGCGCGCCATCAAAGGGCTTGCGCTCAAGCCCAAATCCCATACCTACGAAGGCAAGCCCTACCAACAGGTAGGCACCTTCGGCTCCCAGGCGAGCGCCGATAAGCTGGTCGAGCAATTGAGCAAAAAAGGCTTTAACGCCATCGCTGTCCCGGCCGGCCAACCCACCGGCAGCAACCTGGCCACCACCAAACCCACCATCAGCCAGGCTCCCGCCAAACCGGCAATTGCACCGCAAGTCACCGCGAAGCCTGCCACCCCGGCGGTCGTCGCTGCCAAGGCGAGCCCAACAACCCCTCCTGAGACTCCCATCACGAAGACAGGCCCGCTCTCCCCTGGGGCACCCACCGTCAAAGCAAGCCCGGCTACTCCCGCAGCCCCCGTTGCCGCTCAGGTGAGCCCGGTTCCCCCTGCCGCGCCCAAAGCGAGCCCCGTCTCTCCTACGCCTGTGCCCTCTGCCACCGCTCCGGTAAGCCCGGTTTTACGGACACCCGTCGCTAAACCAGCCGCCGGTACCGCCGCCGCAACGGGGCCGAGTACCGCAACGCCGAGTGAAACCATAGCCGCCAAACCTGCCAGCGGTCCAGCCTACCGGGTATTGGTCACAGACAGCGGCAGCGCCGATCTCGATTTGCTCAAAGAGTTGGTGGCCAGGGTGATCCAGCAAACCTACGAGGGCAAGCCGGTGCTCCAGGTGGGCGTCTTCTCCTCCGAAGACAACGCCAACCGACTGGTGCAAACGCTCTCAGACAAAGGGTTTCGAGCCATTCTAGTCCCGGTGAACCAGCCCGGTTGA
- a CDS encoding prephenate/arogenate dehydrogenase, with product MKIGIVGLGLIGGSLAHDLSRHHEITGVSRSSATVAEALSQGLIRQGGESLGLLKGCELVFVCTPIGLTLETIRALAAVLSPETVLTDVASVKAAIVPTAAALWPNFVGGHPMAGSEAQGLSAARAGLFRGRPYVLTPTPRTPAAACTTLEDLVGELGARLVRTDPETHDRAVARISHLPVFVGAALLLNLAASGDPTASTLASSGFFDTTRVGGGNPQLGTAMAEWNRAALLAELRSYRDHLGRLEQAIDAGDWQAVEQRLGECRKTRREVFEDGI from the coding sequence ATGAAAATCGGGATCGTCGGCCTGGGTCTGATCGGAGGGTCGCTCGCCCACGATTTGAGCCGACACCACGAGATCACAGGCGTCTCGCGCTCGAGCGCCACCGTCGCTGAGGCGCTGTCCCAGGGCCTCATCCGCCAGGGCGGCGAGTCCCTTGGATTGCTCAAAGGCTGTGAACTGGTCTTTGTGTGTACACCGATCGGTCTCACCCTGGAGACGATCCGCGCGCTGGCAGCGGTTTTGTCGCCCGAGACCGTACTGACCGACGTGGCCTCGGTCAAAGCCGCCATCGTCCCGACGGCGGCGGCGCTGTGGCCGAATTTTGTGGGCGGCCACCCGATGGCGGGTAGTGAAGCGCAGGGACTCTCGGCCGCCCGGGCGGGGCTATTTCGCGGACGGCCCTATGTGCTTACCCCGACGCCGCGCACCCCGGCCGCCGCCTGCACCACCCTCGAAGACCTGGTGGGGGAGTTGGGTGCCCGGTTGGTGCGCACCGACCCGGAAACCCACGACCGGGCGGTGGCGCGCATCAGTCATCTGCCGGTGTTTGTCGGTGCTGCTTTGCTGTTGAACCTCGCTGCGAGCGGCGATCCGACCGCATCGACTCTGGCGAGCAGCGGTTTTTTTGACACCACCCGGGTCGGCGGCGGCAACCCACAGTTGGGGACGGCGATGGCCGAATGGAACCGTGCGGCATTGCTGGCGGAGTTGCGCTCCTACCGCGACCATCTGGGCCGGTTGGAGCAGGCGATCGATGCGGGTGACTGGCAAGCGGTGGAGCAACGGCTCGGCGAGTGCCGCAAGACCCGCCGCGAGGTCTTCGAGGACGGGATTTAA
- a CDS encoding IS982 family transposase → MPSLEALFCHVDDFCQRFEPLWQQQLLDDGLRHRRRPRRLCLSEILTILIAFHQSAYRHFKAFYTEMVCAYWRSAFPGLVSYARFVEWMPSTLMPLSAYLRHCFGPCTGISFIDSTPLAVCHVRRVHAHKVFVGLAAWGKSSVGWFYGFKLHLVVNERGELLAMSVTAGNTDDRKPVPELLKDLHGKVFGDRGYISSKLGRQLREELGMALITKLRRKMTNRLMVMTDKLLLRKRGIIEAINDQLKNISQIEHTRHRSEVNFLVNLVCGLIAYCHKPNKPSVASDADQLNA, encoded by the coding sequence ATGCCCAGTCTAGAAGCGCTCTTTTGCCATGTCGATGACTTCTGCCAACGCTTCGAACCGCTCTGGCAGCAACAATTGCTCGACGATGGCCTGCGACACAGGCGACGGCCACGCCGACTCTGCCTCAGCGAAATCCTGACGATTCTGATTGCTTTTCACCAATCCGCCTACCGCCACTTCAAGGCCTTCTACACCGAAATGGTCTGCGCTTACTGGCGAAGCGCTTTTCCTGGACTGGTCAGCTACGCGCGCTTCGTCGAGTGGATGCCCTCTACCCTTATGCCGCTCAGTGCCTACCTGCGCCACTGTTTTGGCCCCTGCACCGGCATCAGTTTTATCGATTCGACTCCACTTGCCGTCTGCCATGTGCGCCGCGTCCACGCCCACAAAGTCTTTGTCGGTCTGGCCGCCTGGGGCAAAAGCTCGGTGGGCTGGTTTTACGGCTTCAAGCTGCACTTGGTGGTCAATGAGCGCGGCGAATTGCTGGCGATGAGCGTGACGGCTGGGAACACTGACGATCGCAAGCCTGTGCCTGAACTGCTCAAAGACTTGCACGGCAAAGTGTTTGGCGACCGCGGCTACATCAGCAGCAAGCTTGGCAGGCAATTGCGCGAGGAGCTGGGCATGGCGCTGATCACCAAGTTGCGGCGCAAGATGACCAATCGGCTGATGGTGATGACGGACAAACTGCTGTTGCGCAAGCGCGGGATCATCGAAGCAATCAATGACCAGTTGAAGAACATTTCGCAGATAGAGCACACCCGCCATCGCAGCGAAGTGAATTTTTTGGTGAACCTGGTGTGTGGGTTGATTGCCTACTGCCACAAACCGAACAAGCCGTCGGTGGCGTCTGATGCCGACCAGCTCAATGCTTAA
- the hisH gene encoding imidazole glycerol phosphate synthase subunit HisH — protein MARTPNIALVDYGVGNLHSARKGLEAMGARVTLSGRPQTLTAADGVVLPGVGSFDTAIARLNDRGLGETIIQLVRAGQPMLGICLGLQVLFESSEEGRLPGLGVLPGRVRRFRSEPGLTIPHMGWNQLHFDNPDCSLWRDLAEGSWVYFVHSYYVEPAHTEDCAASAVHGSQRFTAAVCRDNLMAVQFHPEKSADTGLHILKNFVERAASRSAAEVAAR, from the coding sequence ATGGCGCGCACCCCGAACATTGCCCTGGTGGATTACGGCGTCGGTAACCTGCACTCGGCCCGCAAGGGCCTGGAGGCGATGGGAGCGCGGGTGACACTCAGCGGCCGGCCCCAGACCCTGACCGCCGCCGACGGCGTCGTGCTGCCGGGGGTGGGCTCCTTCGACACGGCGATTGCCCGGCTCAACGACCGGGGATTGGGAGAGACGATTATCCAACTGGTGCGCGCAGGACAGCCGATGCTGGGCATCTGCCTGGGGCTGCAGGTGCTCTTTGAATCCTCTGAAGAAGGACGACTGCCGGGCCTGGGGGTGCTGCCCGGTCGGGTGCGCCGCTTCCGGAGCGAACCCGGCCTCACCATTCCCCACATGGGTTGGAACCAACTGCACTTTGACAATCCCGATTGCTCGCTGTGGCGGGATCTGGCGGAGGGCAGTTGGGTTTACTTTGTACATTCTTACTACGTAGAGCCTGCCCACACCGAAGACTGCGCCGCCTCCGCCGTGCATGGCAGCCAGCGCTTCACCGCCGCCGTGTGCCGGGACAATCTGATGGCGGTGCAATTTCACCCGGAAAAGTCGGCGGACACGGGACTGCACATCCTCAAGAACTTTGTCGAGCGGGCCGCTTCGCGCAGCGCCGCCGAAGTAGCGGCCCGCTGA
- a CDS encoding ferric reductase-like transmembrane domain-containing protein, translating to MVRANTPWLTTLAVLVAAYIVAALLETVTLILFRGHLQGQRLGEYYGYASLACLGLVLSAPALGRQLLLSWRRGLGLSALGFAAAHTYLTFEHVLGGHWEALDFLGGEERLGAWLGVAALGLMLPLALTSTNGWIRRLGRQWRTLHRLIFPVAGLALAHAVWLGASGWPLKVLTLLAAAVVLLLRIRPRPKRLARKEHIDAS from the coding sequence ATGGTCCGCGCCAACACTCCCTGGCTCACCACCCTCGCCGTGCTGGTGGCCGCCTACATCGTCGCCGCTCTGCTGGAGACGGTCACGCTCATTTTGTTCAGAGGCCATCTGCAGGGCCAGCGCCTGGGCGAGTACTACGGTTATGCTTCCCTCGCCTGCCTGGGGCTGGTGCTTAGCGCCCCGGCCCTCGGTCGGCAGTTGTTGCTTTCCTGGCGGCGCGGGCTGGGGCTTTCGGCCCTGGGCTTCGCCGCTGCCCATACCTACTTGACCTTTGAGCATGTGCTGGGTGGGCACTGGGAGGCCCTCGATTTTTTGGGTGGCGAGGAACGGTTGGGCGCCTGGCTTGGCGTTGCCGCCCTCGGCCTGATGCTGCCGCTGGCGCTCACCAGCACCAACGGCTGGATCCGGCGGTTGGGGCGGCAGTGGCGGACGCTGCATCGGCTGATCTTTCCGGTGGCCGGGCTGGCGCTGGCGCACGCTGTGTGGTTGGGGGCGTCGGGCTGGCCGCTCAAAGTGCTGACGCTCCTGGCCGCAGCGGTTGTGCTTTTGCTGCGGATCCGGCCCCGGCCCAAACGCCTTGCGCGCAAGGAGCACATCGATGCCTCGTAA
- a CDS encoding heme oxygenase (biliverdin-producing), whose translation MEPLSVMLREGTRQAHTMAENVGFVKCFLKGTVERSSYRQLMANFYFIYGALEDALEAHRDHPVLRGLYYPELYRRASIETDLRYYYGPGWADQVRPSAAAERYVERIRTVARTEPALLVSHSYTRYLGDLSGGQVLKEIAQRAMGLGNGTGTAFYDFEAIADARVFKAGYRAALDTLPVDGPLAGRITEEAIEAFRYNMRLFEELEGSLIRAIGQMVFNSLTRRRSRQSREVVTASE comes from the coding sequence ATGGAGCCATTGTCCGTCATGCTGCGTGAGGGCACGCGCCAGGCCCACACGATGGCAGAGAATGTCGGTTTTGTGAAGTGTTTTTTGAAGGGTACGGTCGAGCGCAGCTCCTACCGTCAGTTGATGGCCAACTTCTACTTTATCTACGGCGCATTGGAGGATGCTCTGGAGGCGCACCGCGATCATCCGGTCCTGCGGGGGCTTTATTACCCCGAACTGTATCGGCGCGCATCGATCGAGACGGATTTGCGCTATTACTACGGTCCCGGCTGGGCCGATCAGGTGCGTCCCTCGGCGGCGGCCGAGCGCTACGTCGAGCGCATCCGCACCGTGGCGCGCACCGAGCCCGCTCTGCTGGTCTCCCATTCCTACACCCGCTATCTGGGCGATCTGTCCGGCGGCCAGGTGCTCAAAGAAATCGCCCAGCGGGCGATGGGACTGGGCAACGGCACCGGCACCGCGTTCTATGATTTTGAGGCGATTGCCGATGCCCGTGTCTTCAAAGCCGGATACCGGGCGGCCCTCGACACCTTGCCGGTCGATGGGCCGCTGGCCGGCCGGATCACCGAGGAAGCGATCGAGGCGTTCCGCTACAACATGCGCCTGTTCGAAGAACTCGAAGGCAGCCTGATTCGCGCCATCGGCCAGATGGTCTTCAACTCGCTGACCCGGCGGCGTTCCCGCCAGAGCCGCGAGGTGGTCACCGCCTCCGAGTAG
- a CDS encoding AbrB family transcriptional regulator, producing MGAVAGKELLQLIKQNPGRSAKQLAEMAGYTTTTKTGQQRVKMLAFQNAVLQANNINLRPVEEEETNGVRGGRKATYRIQVQQNGNLLIGAAYTRQMGLTPGTTFEIQIGRKHIKLVQVDTDGSPIE from the coding sequence ATGGGGGCAGTCGCAGGCAAGGAGTTGCTGCAGCTTATCAAACAGAATCCCGGACGGAGTGCCAAGCAGCTTGCTGAAATGGCCGGCTATACTACCACCACCAAGACCGGTCAGCAGCGCGTCAAGATGCTCGCCTTTCAAAACGCGGTGCTCCAGGCCAACAACATCAACCTCAGACCCGTCGAAGAAGAAGAGACCAACGGTGTGCGCGGCGGGCGCAAGGCGACTTATCGCATCCAGGTTCAACAGAACGGCAACCTGCTTATCGGTGCTGCCTATACCCGTCAAATGGGTCTTACACCCGGCACGACGTTCGAGATTCAAATCGGCCGCAAACACATCAAGCTGGTCCAGGTCGATACCGATGGGTCGCCGATCGAGTAG
- the map gene encoding type I methionyl aminopeptidase, translating to MALLEIKSTREIAKMREAGRIVATVLKEIMALAEPGMTTGDLDTHAERRCADFGVIPAFKGYHGFPACICTSINHEVVHGIPSAKRRLKPGDVLKVDFGAIYDGWHGDSCVTIGLEPLAEEARTLIRVAEEALLKGIREVRQGVHLQQISGAIQDYVEGYGFSVVRQYVGHGVGRNLHEEPQVPNFRTREIPDPKLKSGMTLAIEPMVNLGHHATRTLADRWTVVTLDNSLSAQFEHTVLVTRDGYEILTDRSKV from the coding sequence ATGGCCCTGCTTGAGATCAAGTCCACCCGCGAGATCGCCAAGATGCGCGAAGCTGGCCGGATTGTGGCAACGGTTCTCAAAGAAATCATGGCCCTGGCCGAACCGGGCATGACCACCGGCGATCTCGACACCCACGCCGAGCGCCGCTGCGCCGATTTTGGCGTCATCCCCGCCTTCAAGGGTTACCACGGTTTTCCCGCCTGCATCTGCACGTCGATCAACCACGAGGTCGTCCACGGCATTCCGAGCGCCAAGCGTCGGCTCAAACCCGGCGATGTCCTCAAAGTCGACTTCGGGGCCATCTACGACGGCTGGCACGGTGATTCGTGCGTGACCATCGGCCTTGAGCCGCTGGCCGAGGAGGCCCGCACATTGATCCGGGTAGCTGAGGAGGCCCTCCTCAAGGGCATCCGCGAGGTGCGCCAGGGCGTACATCTGCAGCAGATCTCCGGGGCCATCCAGGACTACGTCGAAGGCTACGGCTTCTCGGTGGTTCGCCAGTACGTCGGCCACGGCGTCGGGCGCAACCTGCACGAGGAGCCCCAGGTGCCCAACTTTCGCACCCGGGAGATTCCCGATCCCAAGCTCAAGTCGGGTATGACCCTGGCCATCGAACCGATGGTCAACCTCGGCCACCATGCCACGCGCACGCTGGCCGATCGCTGGACGGTGGTCACCCTCGACAATTCGCTCTCAGCCCAGTTCGAACATACAGTTCTGGTCACCCGAGACGGCTACGAGATTCTTACCGACCGTTCGAAGGTCTGA